The DNA window atatcatgagataaAATTCACTTATTTCATACGaggaaagtagatgagttaTACTATTAAGTACTGATttcgggacttgaacaatggcCCCACCCTCTTATTTGCCCAGAGgaacttggtttatgatttgatcataaacaaattgtttattagataATCAGTAGTACtaaggtgaaagatgtaattatatGAGTAAAATAGACATTTGACCcaactgtaattatgaacaactcgtaAATGATCGACTtgtttgtaatgattatatcgatagacataacttgtcctacAGTGCATAGGAGTGCAACTTCAACTTCGGTGTTTCTGATATGTGGATGAAGGGTTCATTCCCATGTGaactatatttaataatttaatgtattttattgtAGGTCTCGTGCGATGCTCAAACACGTTTCGCTATTGTTTAATTGACGTGTTCCCAACCCTATGGACCCAATGGCTTGGGTGCAATATCTAGTGGAGGCAATGGACCATGAGTCAACTCACCCCTCCAACTTTTCGGTTTTCAACGGTTCCTCTCTCTCGATCCAACCTCATTGGGGAAGCAATCACTTCTCAATCTAATAGTCTCACTATCCCCGCAACGGTTGGtgataacaataattttcacTATTTGGTGTTTCAttcaaaaatgatttttaacgTGAATGTGCTTAacgtcacaatcgcactcttagTCGTGAGAAATTGtgcgacacttgttctaatcCAACGGATAAGTTCGTTGTGAGAAAATCAGACTTCGCAAACAATATCGgtgtatgctcgagcctcgagtcacgtttgaaattaacgttttaaaaaatatgagcgagaaaatatgttaaaaacaaattgaaagaatGTAATGTTATAAGCAAAATGTGATTAGATAAACAAGAACGATTTTGATGACATATGACACAGTTAAGAATGAGCGACGACTAGTTCTATCCCTCTATAGTTATTTTAGGACATTTTAACCCTGTAAAcgtgattttggtgaacggtcatacacccCCGCATTTACACGACATGAAATAGTAAAACCTATATAAAATGAAAGTATGAAAAAGAGGTTTGGTACGGACATGTatccatggacaacacgtcctagACAAGCATGATCAGGACATCCGACATGCAGCCATAAACAATACATATTTAACAAGCATGAATGTGACGCCACTTAACACTCAGATGAGTATTGGATATTGAGGTTATTGTTTCTGCCTTAAATGGCAAAACCCGTGATGACTTTGGCGAACTTCCGAACATTGGTCGGACCCATTGAACTCGCAGCGGCAACAATTCTTTGCAAAGGCACCATTAAAATACCATAAACAAGTATGCATTTCCCTTTGAGCACGAAcacattttcaaattcttcaGACGATTTCGaggaaaatttaatttttgttcaacTAAACagtaaaaattatgaatttaaatctACATTTTTCGAGCACACATGTCATTATATACTTAAATCAATCGAGATAGGTTCAAATTGATCGATGTTTTTTCgggtagatttttttttattgtgaggtcagaaaaatgataataaatttgGACTTAGTTTGCAATTTTgagtaaaatatttgaaatttatagatattattttaatttagtttggaagagatattattttcttaatttatttaatattatatttaaatggaataaaataggaaataaaaagtttccataaattatttgagtgaattttgaaaacatatattttttattccattgCCAAATACTCTCTCAAAATATCTGCCCGAAACCCTGTGGGGTCCACAAAACCAACGGGCGATTCATAAAATAATCGCCGCAATGATCTAATGAAGGATGAAAAACGAACGGCGTAGATTGAAGTTGAACGGCGATTAATACATCCGCGATTCAGCGATTTGTAACTCGCACGTGCGAATATGATGAAACCCTAAAACCCGCACCGAGTACAAAATCGGTGTCTTATAAATATAGAAGTAAAGCCTGAACTTCACACATACCGCTCctccaaaaccctaatctttaTCGTCGAGTAGGGTTTTGCAGAGCCtccattgttttatttttctttttttctctctttttccgTTGCCATTTGTTCTTAGAAGCTTTCCGGAGCTCAGCTAGTTTTCCGTCTCTTTCAAATGGGCAAGTCGAGCAAGAAGTCTGCTACTAAAGTACGTATGATTCTCAGAgatgtgttttctttttgttttggaagTTTTTACATGAATTATGGAtggtttttgtaattttgtttctgattttctgtttgtttgctGCAGGTTGATGTAGCTCCGGCTGCAGTCCCGCAATCTAAGCCTGCGAAGAAAGGTATCGTATGCATATTCAAGATTAATTGATTTGTCTTTTTGgttatgttatgttgtaaGCTATTTTAGAGCTGTGGTCATCGATGATGTTCTATGgcttattgtttttttgtttttgttggttCTTGTTAAGTGTTTGGTATGTTGGTTTTCATGAAGGTAAGAGAGCGGCTGAAGAGGTTGTGGAGAAACAAGTGGTAGCTAAGAAGCTGAAAAGGGACGAGGGTGTTGAGCAGGCAGTTCAGAAACAGAAGATCGAAgcaaaaacacaaaagaagGTGGAAACTAGTAGTTCTGAGGATGATTCATCTTCCGAAGAAGAGACGGTAAACGGAATACTATGGACTAGATTCCTTTTGCTTTTTGTAAAGGGTCCTTAGATAACGATGTATAGTGATCTTATTTCACTGCTAAtggttttttgtttaaacgttcttgttatttttgtttgcatgtttcttttttctatttttcatcatTGTTTATAATGTAACTATTGTTcctaaaatttgtaaattgtTCTAACGAGTAGAAATATCTGTTTACTCTGGAAGGCAATTAtgttaactatttttattggttttaaTAACTCCAGGAACCTGCTCGTAAAGTTGTTCCCTCAAAGAAAGAGATGCCAGCAAAAAAGGCTAATGGCGTTGCTGCTCCTGCAAAGAAGAAGCCTGCTGATAGCAGCAGCAGCTCAGAAGATGATTCCTCAGATTCTGATGAAGTGAGCTAACACACTCCCTCAATTTACTGGAAAATTTTCTAGTAATTACAATTTATTGTTCATTAATTAGTGTATGTTCTGTAAGTTTGTTCATTTGATGATAATTTTAATCCCTCAATTGTTACAGGCGCCCCCTTCCAAGGGACCAAGTGCTCCAAAAAAAGGTGCTGTTGCTGTCCCTGCCAAGAAGAAGGCCTCCAGTAGTTCTGAGGAAGACTCTTCCGATGATGATTCTGATTCTGATGATGTGAgtttaaaataagaattaatcTTCGTGTGCTACTAATTTCTGAAAGTCtgtcaatttatttttcaattctttaatacttgacattattttaatcaatttaatgGGTCTCGTCCTCTAGGAACCAAAGGCAAAAGCTACTGGAGCAAAAAAGAACACCCCCGCCACTACTCCCAAAGGGAAAGTGGAGTCAAGTAGCTCGGACTCAGATGACAGTTCAGAGGAGGAAGATGTAAGTATTGATGTGAACATGTAGTAGTTGCTATTGCATCTTTTTACTCATTTTTTGTTGTATGTTTTCCTCAAGGACTCTGCCAAGCCTGCTCCAGTTGCCAAAAAAGGATCCGATAGCTCTTCAGATGAGGACGATAGCTCTTCAGATGAAGAACCCGtaagtattatttatttggctGAAAGTGTTGCTTGTCAGATTTGTAGACTTTTTGCGCTTAAAATTAACCTTTTTTAATgattctcaaaaaaaaaatgaaggaatccAAGAAAGGCAAAGATCTGAAGAAAGTGCCAACTTCTGCCAAAAACGGCTCTGCAGCTACTAAAAAAGATGAATCGAGTGATGAGTCTGATTCTGATAGTTCTGATGAAGATGTGaggatttaattattattgccTACAGTCGTCTTTTAATTGCTCCAGGGGAGTTTTTTCTGGgtcattaatattctttcacAGGTTCCTGCAGCAAAATCTTCTTCCCAGGCACCTAAGAAAGATTCTAGCGACAGCTCAGAAGATAGTGATTCAGACGAGGATATGGTATGCTATCACATTTTACTAAATCGTTAGTGCAGGCATTTCTGCCTTTTGTGTCTGCTTTTTTATTGTTGCAGATGTGCTTAAATATCTTATGTCCCCAATTTAGTTGTcctacatttattattatacttCATAATGGCTCGGCTTCATTGTTATTAAATGTTTGATGCTGCTATATCTTCCTTTGTTAAGTATGAAACTAAATATGAGAGAATTGTttatattgtatgatattaaattgtttatcTCACATCTTTACAGACTCCAAAGAAAGCTGCGGCTCCTTCTGAGAAAGCACCAGAAAAGATGGATGTGGACAGTGATGATAGtgaggatgaagaagacaGCGATGACACTTCCAGTGGAAGTGGCGAGGAGGAACAAAAaccacaaaagaagaagaaagtggtTAGTGTTTTCCTTGAGCATGTAACATGAGTAAggatataaatttgattagtTAAAATGGCAACTGCGCGAGTTCACAAGATTTTATAGTAATTGAGAGTACTCTGATCATGTTTTCCTGTGATCCATTATTCACTTTCTGCAAGTTATAAAAGATCTGAGTTGATGTCTGGTAATTTTGTGTTCTTAAATACAATCTCGCCATATTggttatttttatatcaatgTACTAATTCTGTTATTTTGTGACATTTTTTGGGGCAATAGGATACTGAAGCAGCCACCAAGCAATCGAAGAAAGAAGAAGTAAACATACACTAAATTGTgttatttattctttctctGTTATAATGTCATACAATCagcaattaattttaatgatttccATGCAGCCTAAAACACCTACACCTAAAGATCAGAGTAATGAATCGAAGACACTGTTTGTTGGCAACCTGTCATTCCAAGTTGAACAGGCTGATGTGTATGTCAATGTTACTATTTTGTGttataattttggttttgatttttatttctcgACAGTTTATTTATTGGTCATTTGTGGTCTTTGCATGTGACGTGTAACATGTACCTATGGGTTCTTTTGGTTGAACAGTTCTCTGCCATTTCCGTATATTTTTTGGTATTTGATTTATACTTaattgggttaaaaaaaacattgcaGGGAAAATTTCTTTAAAGATGTTGGGAAACCTATTGATGTCCGTTTTGCTTCTGATCATGATGGGAGGTTCAAGGGCTTTGGGCATGTCGAGTTTGAGACAGCTGAAGTTGCTAAGAAAGTAAGAATCACTTTCCAACAATCTTGTAATCCTcgtatattaatttatttctggTGGTGtattgttttagttttaaagaaaaattaatggatAATCCTTTAGACTTCTGTCCTACTTATAGAACTTCAAGTATCTATTATTCATGCTATATTTTTCATatgtcaaaatattatttgcaTTTTTGTATGGTGCACCAACTAGTATAtctattgttttttcttgttcaactGGTCTCAGAATGTTCACATGATTAATGTTCACATCGCATACTAAATATTTCCTCAGGCTCTTGAACTGAACGGTGAACTCCTGTTGAATCGTGAAATAAGACTTGACTTGGCCCGAGAAAGAGGTGCATACACCCCATATGATAGGTAAATAGAAActatcttcctttttttaagaCAATGCCCTTTGCATATTCGTATTTACCCATCTCTTTTGTGGATTTGTTGATATTAATAGCAAAGACAGAAACAACTCATTCCAGAAAGGTGGAAGGGGGGGAGCAAGTCATACAATTTTTGTACGTGGATTTGATCGTTCATTAGGCGAGGATGAGGTGATAATATTTGCTGCGTCTTAATAGCCTGCTTCTGCCATATTACTGTACTTGATGTATTTTACGAAGCCTctgaatttcttattttttacaGATTAGAAGTTCCCTTCAAGAGCATTTTGGTTCTTGTGGAGAAATTACCAGGGTGTCTATCCCAAAAGACTACGAGACTGGCAACGTTAAAGGGtttgtattttgttctttcatcTTGTCGTATTCTTATGTTTTCTGGGGAGAACAAACTAAGGAatgatttcaaatttatgcAATTCTTTATAGCATTTGTGTAGATTTCAATACAATTGACAGTCAGGATGGCATTTTCTGAAGTTGGTTTGGCGTTTTCTGTTTTCAGGATGGCATACATGGACTTCAGTGATGGGAATAGCTTCAACAAAGCTCTTGAACTCAATGGCAGTGAACTTAACGGCGAGTACCTAACCGTCGATGAGGCTAAGCCACGTGGTGACAGCCGTGACGGTGGTGGTAGTGCAAGAGGAGGAAGGAGTGGCGGAAGGAGTGGTGGATGGAGCGGAGGAAGGAGCGGTGGTGATGGTAGAAGTGGTGGGCGATTTGGTGGTAGAGGACGTGGTGGTGATCGAGGCGGAAGAGGCGGCAGAGGAGGACGTGGAAGTTTCAACAGACCTAGCATAACTGCATCTGGTAAGTAAACAAACAAAGATGGATTTCATGTATTCATCTATCATGTCTGGGTTGATTGGTTAACTGAAATGTATGAACGATGAACGCTTTGCAGGAAAGAAAACTACATTTGGTGATGAttagaagaagagagaaaggtCCATTTGAAAGGCAAATGGGGAATCAAAGTTTTGGCAACTGGAAAGAGACATGTTTTAGAGTATGTTAGTAGTAGTAGTGTAGTAGTGGTAGGTGAGTGTGGACTTCCTTCCTCCCCTTTTATCCaactcttttttaaaatttgtggttctttctattatttcccctttttgtttttatattaagAACTCTATTGTATTGTGAGCATTATTAATATACAATTAAAATCACTATGCTCTGACTTTGCTCATAGTTGTCATTACAGTTTTTTAagtacattattattattcctaCACTACTTGCCATCATCTCCTCTCCTTTACAccaatttattaatttgatttcaaaGTTGGTatttaatataagaaaatgCAAATTTTTACTCTTGCACCAAATTGtactaataattattagatttaGGTAAACTATTAACGCAATTTGAGAATTTAGTTGTTTCACTTTCGTGCAAACTTGTACCATTTTTAGTGGTTATGGTTGCATGCAAACTTGTACCATTGTCTAATTTGGTGATGggcaataaattaaatatttaacacAAATTAATGAtagcatttatttatttattattattattattattattattattattaatttcaaattagaaGGGAGACTACAAACATTGCACATTTAGTCATCTcgtattgtcctctttgaattttttattttgtaatagcccaaactagcatatattgttacTTTTTAGATTTCCTTtctaggtttttaaaatgcgtttatcACGAAGGAGTTTACACatgttatgaaaaatatttcgttctccaccCCAACCGTTATCACAAAGGGGTGTACACatgaatatttcgttctccacccccaattgacgtgggatctcacaattcaccatCTTTGAAGCCCAATATTCTTATAGGATCTCAAGCATTTATTGTtagtataaaatttttattaatagaaATTGAAAGCAGTAGAAATgctgatttgaaatttaagaGGGTGAGGTGTGAATGAATGACAATGAGAATCAGAATAGTTCCTCAACGAAATTGAGAGGACAAGATTCGTCGCCCCCTTTTAGGATCCTTTTCAAAGTCTCCCATTCCCTAGCCTACCTGTCACTGGGCCCCACGCGTTTCCccttaaataattatataaaaaagaaaaaaacagccGACAGTTCAATCTCGGTCATTTTGCCGGAGATTTCCACTGGGCCCACCGACAATGACGGCCCAAAATCATTGGATTTGGGCCTCTACTGTAGTGGGCCGGCCCGATGCTTTAAAAATTCGCCGGTagtcattaaataaatacaattgaaaattggattatgaaaattataaaatatttaaaaggaaaatgtgaTCGTCGAAGTCTTCGAACTGTCGGatatttttttgggggggTTCTCTGAAGAAACGAGTAAcggagagaaaaagaaaaagaagaagaagaagaagaagaagaagagccaAAATCTTTCGTTATTTTTCCGCGAAAATTTGGATTctcagtttttttttgttttacctCGAAAGGCGAACaagtttcttctttgatttcatttgttttgttttccttttgtctTTTCCAATTCAGGTCTAGGGttcttttttctgtttctgttcGTCTTGATTGTTGCAGTTTGTTTTTCGGGaggattcttttttttggtgttgGTTGCTGTTTGGGGTTGATTTGGAtcgattttcaattttggttgatccTGCGATGGATTTACTTTCTTGACggaaatttattttgatggtGGATTTGAGAGGCGCAGATGGAAAGGGGGCGGATGAACGGGAACGGAAACGGAAACGGGGATTTCGACTATAGTTATGAGAGCAATGGCTATCATGCGTTAGATCTCGTGGATGTCTACGGAGAGAACACGCCTATTGGAAGATGCTCCGGGAAGACGTCGCAGGTTGCATCTTCTTCGAATTGTATCGTGCATCCGGTTTCTAAATTCGACACTCTTGCTGGAGTTGCAATCAAATATGGTGTCGAGGTAAACCACATTTCATAATCTCTGATGAGTTTATAACAGAAAATGGATTTCTGAATTTGCAGTAGTTTGAAATGTCCTTGACTTCTTTCAATCGTCGTTATGATGTGGAAGCAATAGAAATGatgatttcaaaattgtgTTTGCTTGGTATTATGATGTTGGGTGTCAGATgttgctttttattttttttaataattattattttaaatctatctTTCTCACCGTCAGGTTAGAATTACTCTGTTTCCTCTTTGTCCTGGGATGAGTTCTTTAAAAACCATAGCGATGACAACTCATTCGTCCCTTGAATTTTCTGCTATGACCAAATGAGGCTTATGACGGATTTGTATTGAAAATGGAATGAATCAGAACTTATTAGTGTTTTCACCATGAGATAACCATTTGATTATTATGGGCTACATGTAGATGTTGATCAGCTCTTGTTTCCTGTTCTCCCGCTCAATACGACCTTTTCGAAGTGAGTTAAAAGGGGCGAAGCAGGAGTATCTTTTGTTGTGGGGAAAAcatagatgaaaataaaaattaacaaaaattgaaaaactggTTTAAAATCAAACAGTTATTTTATAggaaaattgtaaaatttaatgCAAAAATTAGAAATCAAAGGGTCAAAATTGTTATGTCCCAGATGTTTGAATAGAGTTTTTGAGAACTCTAGATTTAAAGAAAACTAATATGGGTTGCTCTCGAAACCTGGCTCCATGATTAGTTGGAGTTTGATATTCGGCAATTCTGATGAATATCGGCTTCCTTCTTCGGGCAGTGTGTAATCATATGATATAGAAAATTTCCCTCGAGAGCATAGACAATTCCATTCACATGTGGTcgatattatttgttatttggtTCTTTCAATTAAAAGGTCAAAGCTCAGTTTCTTACACCCCtaaggaaggaaaaaaaagaatcaaaattaatagatATCTTTTAGGAGGAAATTCTAATTGTTTTTCATCGTGATTCACCAGGTTGCAGATATAAAGAAGATGAACGGGCTAGTCACAGACTTTCAAATGTTTGCTCTTAAATCACTCCAGATTCCTCTTCCTGGAAGGCATCCTCCATCTCCTTGCCTATTGGAAGGCCTAAACACTTCAGGGtatgtgtttgttttttgatGTTCATCATATTGTTTCCATATAATATTGCA is part of the Cucurbita pepo subsp. pepo cultivar mu-cu-16 chromosome LG03, ASM280686v2, whole genome shotgun sequence genome and encodes:
- the LOC111791591 gene encoding nucleolin 1-like; this encodes MGKSSKKSATKVDVAPAAVPQSKPAKKGKRAAEEVVEKQVVAKKLKRDEGVEQAVQKQKIEAKTQKKVETSSSEDDSSSEEETEPARKVVPSKKEMPAKKANGVAAPAKKKPADSSSSSEDDSSDSDEAPPSKGPSAPKKGAVAVPAKKKASSSSEEDSSDDDSDSDDEPKAKATGAKKNTPATTPKGKVESSSSDSDDSSEEEDDSAKPAPVAKKGSDSSSDEDDSSSDEEPESKKGKDLKKVPTSAKNGSAATKKDESSDESDSDSSDEDVPAAKSSSQAPKKDSSDSSEDSDSDEDMTPKKAAAPSEKAPEKMDVDSDDSEDEEDSDDTSSGSGEEEQKPQKKKKVDTEAATKQSKKEEPKTPTPKDQSNESKTLFVGNLSFQVEQADVENFFKDVGKPIDVRFASDHDGRFKGFGHVEFETAEVAKKALELNGELLLNREIRLDLARERGAYTPYDSKDRNNSFQKGGRGGASHTIFVRGFDRSLGEDEIRSSLQEHFGSCGEITRVSIPKDYETGNVKGMAYMDFSDGNSFNKALELNGSELNGEYLTVDEAKPRGDSRDGGGSARGGRSGGRSGGWSGGRSGGDGRSGGRFGGRGRGGDRGGRGGRGGRGSFNRPSITASGKKTTFGDD